From Trichomycterus rosablanca isolate fTriRos1 chromosome 18, fTriRos1.hap1, whole genome shotgun sequence, the proteins below share one genomic window:
- the sec31a gene encoding protein transport protein Sec31A isoform X6, translating to MKLKEINRTAIQAWSPGQHHPIYLAAGTSAQQLDATFSTTASLEIFELDLAEPTLAMKSCGAFSSPHRYHKLVWSPHGINEQGPTSGVLIAGGETGNIIVYDPSKIIAGDSDVVITESDKHTGPVRALDINSFQTNLVASGGNESEIYIWDLNSFSTPMTPGPKSQSLEDISCVAWNCQVQHILASASPSGRASIWDLRKNDLIIKVSDHSNRMHCSGLAWNPDVATQLILASEDDRMPVIQMWDLRFATSPLKVLENHTRGVLAIAWSLADPELLLSCGKDNRILCWNPNTAEVLYELPSSQWCFDIQWCPRNPAVLSAASFDGRISMYSIMGGSNDAVNSAQADQISSAFANMDPFGTGQTLPPLQLPQNATTNATITPLKKPPKWIRRPVGASFAFGGKLVSLENIKPSPQQPQQPMAHVVHISQVVTEIDFLHRSNQLQTTLTSGNFVEFCESKIAAAPNKFEKTIWAFLKVHFENDARGKYLELLGYQKEELAAKITSALEAKDPKSHEDNEPSSFPVFDHASELTCDLTSEPEPSQSDLMPAFETAHPVKSVVHPDHETLTPSSLAMAPHAPETGLPKTCLTDPQALDPTCDPKPMVVSSAVQDLSASALAPLILQKSSSIDLALQADLQSAAPSPSFLPPLDPQSVPLFAPPIIAQQPVAETGSTELDNVPEEELAPPVNGKQEAEPELNAVPLNDEGSDDLALTADTPKEEPALEEEEENGPAAEESPELEKLPVQEKPVAKQIPSKMTNKGIDGLITQALLIGDFQAAVNLCLHDNRMADAIILAIAGGPELLEKTQKKYLTKTQSKIGKIISAVVMKDWLNVLETCDLQNWKEALAAVMTYAKPEEFFSLCGLLGSRLEASDDPALQAEACLCYICAGSVEQLVSCWSKAQDSACPLLLQDLVEKVVVLRQAVEKTQGGVAPALGALLAEKMSQYASLLASQGSLQTAISYLPTNTDQVPVQQLRERLSRALGQQGAAPVQNREPVAPAAIPAQVYTPVQPLPPQPTPAAPTQQYYQQARAASTVTSWSNQTPTVLPSAPRPLAPAKDLQIEPKPPGFPMQPPVSASPAAHNAFMYSQQYQRPQNGWNDPPALSRGPKKKKIPENYTPPAPITAPIMAPLGDPQPVAAMQPTPQQQLPPQPTGVPAPFNPLQQQPMVPTLRNPAMPNIPMEGPPGAPTGDVIQPMQPLPTEKISKKPIPDEHLILKTTFEGLIQKCLAAATDPQTKRKLDDANKRLESLYDKLREQTLSPAIVSGLHNMARSIESRAYIDGLNIHTHIVSNSNFSETSAFMPVLKVVLTQANKLGV from the exons ATGAAGCTAAAAGAGATAAACCGTACCGCCATCCAGGCATGGAGCCCAGGACAGCACCACCCGATTTACTTGGCTGCAG GTACCTCCGCTCAGCAGCTAGATGCCACGTTTAGCACCACTGCCTCCCTGGAGATCTTTGAACTGGACCTGGCTGAGCCCACATTGGCCATGAAGTCATGTGGTGCTTTCTCCTCTCCTCACAG ATACCACAAACTGGTTTGGAGTCCTCATGGCATTAATGAGCAAGGACCAACATCTGGAGTTCTAATTGCTGGAGGAGAGACTGGAAACATCATCGTTTATGACCCATCCAAGATTATTGCTGGTGACAGTGATGTGGTTATCACTGAGAGTGATAAACACACAGGGCCTGTTCGAGCGCTTGACATCAATTCCTTTCAG ACCAACCTTGTTGCCTCTGGAGGTAATGAGTCAGAGATTTACATCTGGGATTTAAACAGCTTCAGCACCCCAATGACTCCAGGACCTAAATCACAG TCTCTAGAGGACATTAGCTGTGTGGCATGGAACTGCCAGGTTCAGCACATCCTGGCCTCTGCCAGCCCCAGTGGCAGAGCTTCCATCTGGGACCTGAGAAAGAATGACCTCATCATTAAAGTCAGCGATCACAGCAATAGG ATGCATTGCTCTGGTCTGGCATGGAACCCAGATGTTGCCACTCAGCTCATATTAGCCTCCGAAGATGATCGAATGCCTGTCATCCAAATGTGGGATCTGCGCTTTGCTACCTCACCACTTAAAGTTCTAGAAAACCATACCAG AGGTGTTTTGGCCATTGCTTGGAGTCTGGCTGATCCTGAGTTGTTGCTAAGTTGTGGGAAAGATAATCGTATTCTTTGCTGGAACCCTAACACTGCTGAg GTCCTTTATGAGCTGCCTAGCTCTCAGTGGTGTTTTGACATACAGTGGTGCCCCAGAAACCCAGCTGTTCTGTCTGCTGCATCCTTTGATGGGCGTATCAGCATGTACTCCATCATGGGTGGCAGTAATGATGCTGTTAACAGTGCCCAAGCTGATCAG ATAAGCTCCGCATTTGCCAACATGGATCCCTTCGGCACTGGCCAAACGTTGCCTCCTCTGCAGCTGCCTCAAAATGCCACCACTAATgccaccatcaccccactgaaGAAGCCACCCAAATGGATCCGGAGACCAGTAGGGGCTTCTTTTGCT TTCGGTGGAAAACTCGTCTCTTTGGAAAACATCAAACCATCACCACAGCAACCCCAGCAGCCCATGGCTCATGTCGTTCATATCAGTCAGGTTGTCACCGAAATTGATTTCTTGCACCGCTCAAACCAACTTCAGACCACTCTCACTTCTGGAAACTTTGTGGAATTTTGTGAATCAAAGATTGCAGCTGCTCCAAATAAATTTGAGAAGACTATTTGGGCTTTTTTAAAG GTACATTTTGAAAATGATGCCCGGGGAAAATACTTGGAACTTCTGGGCTACCAGAAGGAGGAACTAGCTGCTAAG ATTACATCAGCGCTAGAAGCAAAGGACCCAAAGTCTCATGAGGACAATGAG CCTTCCTCCTTCCCTGTGTTCGACCATGCATCTGAGCTCACATGTGACCTTACTTCAGAACCAGAACCTTCACAGTCTGACCTTATGCCTGCTTTTGAGACTGCACACCCTGTTAAGTCTGTAGTTCATCCAGATCATGAGACTTTAACTCCGTCTTCCCTGGCAATGGCTCCGCATGCCCCTGAGACAGGTTTACCTAAAACATGTTTAACGGATCCTCAAGCTTTAGATCCAACTTGTGATCCTAAACCAATGGTAGTTTCGTCAGCGGTCCAAGACctttctgcatctgctttagCACCTCTCATTCTTCAAAAGTCTTCATCTATTGATCTCGCGCTTCAGGCTGACCTTCAGTCAGCAGCTCCAAGTCCAAGTTTCTTACCACCACTTGACCCCCAGTCTGTTCCCCTGTTTGCACCACCCATTATTGCACAGCAACCTGTGGCAGAAACTGGATCGACTGAGTTAGACAATGTACCAGAGGAGGAGCTTGCACCCCCAGTTAATGGTAAGCAAGAGGCTGAACCGGAGCTGAACGCTGTACCGCTAAATGACGAGGGATCTGACGATTTGGCCCTCACTGCCGATACACCTAAAGAGGAGCCAGCTTTGGAGGAG GAGGAAGAAAATGGACCTGCAGCTGAAGAGAGCCCAGAGCTTGAAAAGCTTCCTGTCCAAGAGAAACCTGTTGCCAAGCAGATCCCGTCTaagatgacaaataaag GTATAGATGGTCTGATCACACAAGCCCTGCTAATTGGGGACTTCCAAGCCGCTGTAAACCTTTGTCTCCACGACAACCGAATGGCTGATGCTATAATCCTAGCCATCGCTGGTGGGCCAGAGCTTCTTGAAAAGACCCAGAAGAAATATTTGACCAAAACCCAAAGCAAAATTGGCAAG ATAATCAGTGCTGTGGTGATGAAAGACTGGCTGAATGTTCTTGAGACATGTGATCTCCAGAATTGGAAGGAGGCCCTTGCTGCAGTCATGACCTATGCCAAACCTGAGGAGTTCTTCTCTCTTTGTG gCCTGCTGGGCTCCAGACTGGAGGCTTCCGATGATCCAGCTCTGCAGGCAGAAGCTTGTCTTTGTTACATCTGTGCAGGCAGTGTAGAGCAGCTGGTGTCTTGCTGGTCCAAAGCACAGGACTCTGCTTGCCCACTGTTATTGCAG GATCTGGTGGAAAAAGTGGTGGTGTTACGACAGGCCGTGGAGAAGACTCAGGGTGGAGTGGCCCCTGCCTTGGGTGCTTTGCTGGCAGAGAAAATGAGTCAGTATGCCAGCCTGTTGGCTTCTCAGGGCAGCCTACAAACCGCCATCTCCTACCTGCCTACCAACACTGACCAG GTACCAGTGCAGCAGTTGCGAGAGCGTCTGAGCAGAGCACTGGGTCAGCAAGGAGCAGCTCCTGTACAGAACAGAGAGCCAGTGGCACCTGCAGCCATTCCTGCACAGGTCTACACACCAGTCCAACCACTGCCTCCTCAGCCCACTCCTGCTGCTCCCACACAACAGTATTACCAGCAG GCTAGGGCTGCTTCTACTGTTACTTCCTGGAGTAATCAAACCCCAACAGTTCTGCCCAGTGCCCCTCGCCCGCTAGCCCCAGCCAAAGACCTGCAG ATTGAACCAAAGCCACCAGGCTTCCCAATGCAACCTCCAGTGAGTGCTAGTCCTGCTGCCCACAATGCTTTTATGTACTCGCAGCAATATCAGC GACCTCAGAACGGCTGGAATGATCCTCCTGCTCTTAGCCGAGGGCCTAAAAAGAAGAAG ATCCCAGAAAACTACACTCCTCCTGCTCCAATCACAGCACCCATCATGGCTCCACTGGGAGACCCGCAGCCTGTAGCTGCCATGCAACCCACTCCGCAGCAGCAGCTGCCTCCACAGCCAACTGGGGTTCCTGCACCCTTCAACCCACTGCAACAACAGCCCATGGTTCCTACACTCAGAAACCCTGCCATGCCCAATATTCCTATGGAAGGGCCACCAGGGGCTCCCACTGGAGATGTTATACAG CCAATGCAGCCACTGCCTACTGAGAAGATCTCCAAAAAGCCCATCCCTGATGAGCATCTCATTCTGAAGACAACGTTTGAGGGCTTGATCCAGAAATGCTTGGCTGCTGCTACAGACCCA CAAACCAAGAGAAAGCTGGATGATGCTAACAAGAGACTCGAGTCACTTTATGACAAACTGAGAGAACAAACC ctttcTCCAGCCATTGTGAGCGGCCTCCACAACATGGCACGAAGCATTGAGTCCCGTGCCTACATTGACGGCCtcaacatccacacacacatcgTCAGCAACAGCAACTTCAGTGAGACCTCTGCCTTTATGCCAGTTCTGAAGGTGGTGCTAACTCAGGCTAATAAACTGGGTGTCTGA
- the sec31a gene encoding protein transport protein Sec31A isoform X3, with product MKLKEINRTAIQAWSPGQHHPIYLAAGTSAQQLDATFSTTASLEIFELDLAEPTLAMKSCGAFSSPHRYHKLVWSPHGINEQGPTSGVLIAGGETGNIIVYDPSKIIAGDSDVVITESDKHTGPVRALDINSFQTNLVASGGNESEIYIWDLNSFSTPMTPGPKSQSLEDISCVAWNCQVQHILASASPSGRASIWDLRKNDLIIKVSDHSNRMHCSGLAWNPDVATQLILASEDDRMPVIQMWDLRFATSPLKVLENHTRGVLAIAWSLADPELLLSCGKDNRILCWNPNTAEVLYELPSSQWCFDIQWCPRNPAVLSAASFDGRISMYSIMGGSNDAVNSAQADQISSAFANMDPFGTGQTLPPLQLPQNATTNATITPLKKPPKWIRRPVGASFAFGGKLVSLENIKPSPQQPQQPMAHVVHISQVVTEIDFLHRSNQLQTTLTSGNFVEFCESKIAAAPNKFEKTIWAFLKVHFENDARGKYLELLGYQKEELAAKITSALEAKDPKSHEDNEPSSFPVFDHASELTCDLTSEPEPSQSDLMPAFETAHPVKSVVHPDHETLTPSSLAMAPHAPETGLPKTCLTDPQALDPTCDPKPMVVSSAVQDLSASALAPLILQKSSSIDLALQADLQSAAPSPSFLPPLDPQSVPLFAPPIIAQQPVAETGSTELDNVPEEELAPPVNGKQEAEPELNAVPLNDEGSDDLALTADTPKEEPALEEEEENGPAAEESPELEKLPVQEKPVAKQIPSKMTNKGIDGLITQALLIGDFQAAVNLCLHDNRMADAIILAIAGGPELLEKTQKKYLTKTQSKIGKIISAVVMKDWLNVLETCDLQNWKEALAAVMTYAKPEEFFSLCGLLGSRLEASDDPALQAEACLCYICAGSVEQLVSCWSKAQDSACPLLLQDLVEKVVVLRQAVEKTQGGVAPALGALLAEKMSQYASLLASQGSLQTAISYLPTNTDQVPVQQLRERLSRALGQQGAAPVQNREPVAPAAIPAQVYTPVQPLPPQPTPAAPTQQYYQQARAASTVTSWSNQTPTVLPSAPRPLAPAKDLQIEPKPPGFPMQPPVSASPAAHNAFMYSQQYQPYPQVQQFTHGAGGPAIYQPLQYSSSSTTPLPPPPSSSAATSFYPSQFMTPTSSQHAPPTFPRPPPPLSAAQQSSSAPPPSPSTSFSSPAFSSGVSFQHGGPGSPTAYLPPPPTGASGGFAQDATMFLEGPQNGWNDPPALSRGPKKKKIPENYTPPAPITAPIMAPLGDPQPVAAMQPTPQQQLPPQPTGVPAPFNPLQQQPMVPTLRNPAMPNIPMEGPPGAPTGDVIQPMQPLPTEKISKKPIPDEHLILKTTFEGLIQKCLAAATDPQTKRKLDDANKRLESLYDKLREQTLSPAIVSGLHNMARSIESRAYIDGLNIHTHIVSNSNFSETSAFMPVLKVVLTQANKLGV from the exons ATGAAGCTAAAAGAGATAAACCGTACCGCCATCCAGGCATGGAGCCCAGGACAGCACCACCCGATTTACTTGGCTGCAG GTACCTCCGCTCAGCAGCTAGATGCCACGTTTAGCACCACTGCCTCCCTGGAGATCTTTGAACTGGACCTGGCTGAGCCCACATTGGCCATGAAGTCATGTGGTGCTTTCTCCTCTCCTCACAG ATACCACAAACTGGTTTGGAGTCCTCATGGCATTAATGAGCAAGGACCAACATCTGGAGTTCTAATTGCTGGAGGAGAGACTGGAAACATCATCGTTTATGACCCATCCAAGATTATTGCTGGTGACAGTGATGTGGTTATCACTGAGAGTGATAAACACACAGGGCCTGTTCGAGCGCTTGACATCAATTCCTTTCAG ACCAACCTTGTTGCCTCTGGAGGTAATGAGTCAGAGATTTACATCTGGGATTTAAACAGCTTCAGCACCCCAATGACTCCAGGACCTAAATCACAG TCTCTAGAGGACATTAGCTGTGTGGCATGGAACTGCCAGGTTCAGCACATCCTGGCCTCTGCCAGCCCCAGTGGCAGAGCTTCCATCTGGGACCTGAGAAAGAATGACCTCATCATTAAAGTCAGCGATCACAGCAATAGG ATGCATTGCTCTGGTCTGGCATGGAACCCAGATGTTGCCACTCAGCTCATATTAGCCTCCGAAGATGATCGAATGCCTGTCATCCAAATGTGGGATCTGCGCTTTGCTACCTCACCACTTAAAGTTCTAGAAAACCATACCAG AGGTGTTTTGGCCATTGCTTGGAGTCTGGCTGATCCTGAGTTGTTGCTAAGTTGTGGGAAAGATAATCGTATTCTTTGCTGGAACCCTAACACTGCTGAg GTCCTTTATGAGCTGCCTAGCTCTCAGTGGTGTTTTGACATACAGTGGTGCCCCAGAAACCCAGCTGTTCTGTCTGCTGCATCCTTTGATGGGCGTATCAGCATGTACTCCATCATGGGTGGCAGTAATGATGCTGTTAACAGTGCCCAAGCTGATCAG ATAAGCTCCGCATTTGCCAACATGGATCCCTTCGGCACTGGCCAAACGTTGCCTCCTCTGCAGCTGCCTCAAAATGCCACCACTAATgccaccatcaccccactgaaGAAGCCACCCAAATGGATCCGGAGACCAGTAGGGGCTTCTTTTGCT TTCGGTGGAAAACTCGTCTCTTTGGAAAACATCAAACCATCACCACAGCAACCCCAGCAGCCCATGGCTCATGTCGTTCATATCAGTCAGGTTGTCACCGAAATTGATTTCTTGCACCGCTCAAACCAACTTCAGACCACTCTCACTTCTGGAAACTTTGTGGAATTTTGTGAATCAAAGATTGCAGCTGCTCCAAATAAATTTGAGAAGACTATTTGGGCTTTTTTAAAG GTACATTTTGAAAATGATGCCCGGGGAAAATACTTGGAACTTCTGGGCTACCAGAAGGAGGAACTAGCTGCTAAG ATTACATCAGCGCTAGAAGCAAAGGACCCAAAGTCTCATGAGGACAATGAG CCTTCCTCCTTCCCTGTGTTCGACCATGCATCTGAGCTCACATGTGACCTTACTTCAGAACCAGAACCTTCACAGTCTGACCTTATGCCTGCTTTTGAGACTGCACACCCTGTTAAGTCTGTAGTTCATCCAGATCATGAGACTTTAACTCCGTCTTCCCTGGCAATGGCTCCGCATGCCCCTGAGACAGGTTTACCTAAAACATGTTTAACGGATCCTCAAGCTTTAGATCCAACTTGTGATCCTAAACCAATGGTAGTTTCGTCAGCGGTCCAAGACctttctgcatctgctttagCACCTCTCATTCTTCAAAAGTCTTCATCTATTGATCTCGCGCTTCAGGCTGACCTTCAGTCAGCAGCTCCAAGTCCAAGTTTCTTACCACCACTTGACCCCCAGTCTGTTCCCCTGTTTGCACCACCCATTATTGCACAGCAACCTGTGGCAGAAACTGGATCGACTGAGTTAGACAATGTACCAGAGGAGGAGCTTGCACCCCCAGTTAATGGTAAGCAAGAGGCTGAACCGGAGCTGAACGCTGTACCGCTAAATGACGAGGGATCTGACGATTTGGCCCTCACTGCCGATACACCTAAAGAGGAGCCAGCTTTGGAGGAG GAGGAAGAAAATGGACCTGCAGCTGAAGAGAGCCCAGAGCTTGAAAAGCTTCCTGTCCAAGAGAAACCTGTTGCCAAGCAGATCCCGTCTaagatgacaaataaag GTATAGATGGTCTGATCACACAAGCCCTGCTAATTGGGGACTTCCAAGCCGCTGTAAACCTTTGTCTCCACGACAACCGAATGGCTGATGCTATAATCCTAGCCATCGCTGGTGGGCCAGAGCTTCTTGAAAAGACCCAGAAGAAATATTTGACCAAAACCCAAAGCAAAATTGGCAAG ATAATCAGTGCTGTGGTGATGAAAGACTGGCTGAATGTTCTTGAGACATGTGATCTCCAGAATTGGAAGGAGGCCCTTGCTGCAGTCATGACCTATGCCAAACCTGAGGAGTTCTTCTCTCTTTGTG gCCTGCTGGGCTCCAGACTGGAGGCTTCCGATGATCCAGCTCTGCAGGCAGAAGCTTGTCTTTGTTACATCTGTGCAGGCAGTGTAGAGCAGCTGGTGTCTTGCTGGTCCAAAGCACAGGACTCTGCTTGCCCACTGTTATTGCAG GATCTGGTGGAAAAAGTGGTGGTGTTACGACAGGCCGTGGAGAAGACTCAGGGTGGAGTGGCCCCTGCCTTGGGTGCTTTGCTGGCAGAGAAAATGAGTCAGTATGCCAGCCTGTTGGCTTCTCAGGGCAGCCTACAAACCGCCATCTCCTACCTGCCTACCAACACTGACCAG GTACCAGTGCAGCAGTTGCGAGAGCGTCTGAGCAGAGCACTGGGTCAGCAAGGAGCAGCTCCTGTACAGAACAGAGAGCCAGTGGCACCTGCAGCCATTCCTGCACAGGTCTACACACCAGTCCAACCACTGCCTCCTCAGCCCACTCCTGCTGCTCCCACACAACAGTATTACCAGCAG GCTAGGGCTGCTTCTACTGTTACTTCCTGGAGTAATCAAACCCCAACAGTTCTGCCCAGTGCCCCTCGCCCGCTAGCCCCAGCCAAAGACCTGCAG ATTGAACCAAAGCCACCAGGCTTCCCAATGCAACCTCCAGTGAGTGCTAGTCCTGCTGCCCACAATGCTTTTATGTACTCGCAGCAATATCAGC CCTACCCCCAAGTCCAGCAGTTCACACACGGTGCGGGGGGACCAGCGATCTATCAGCCTCTCCAGTACTCTTCTTCTTCGACTACTCCGCTTCCTCCTCCACCTTCATCTTCTGCTGCTACTTCTTTCTATCCCTCTCAGTTTATGACACCTACCTCATCTCAGCATGCACCTCCTACCTTTCCCAGGCCACCTCCTCCGCTCTCTGCTGCCCAGCAGTCTTCTTCTGCACCTCCTCCATCTCCATCAACCTCTTTCTCTTCTCCTGCTTTCTCTTCTGGAGTCTCCTTTCAGCACGGCGGTCCGGGCTCTCCCACCGCCTATCTCCCGCCTCCACCAACCGGAGCCTCAG GAGGATTTGCTCAAGATGCAACTATGTTTTTAGAAG GACCTCAGAACGGCTGGAATGATCCTCCTGCTCTTAGCCGAGGGCCTAAAAAGAAGAAG ATCCCAGAAAACTACACTCCTCCTGCTCCAATCACAGCACCCATCATGGCTCCACTGGGAGACCCGCAGCCTGTAGCTGCCATGCAACCCACTCCGCAGCAGCAGCTGCCTCCACAGCCAACTGGGGTTCCTGCACCCTTCAACCCACTGCAACAACAGCCCATGGTTCCTACACTCAGAAACCCTGCCATGCCCAATATTCCTATGGAAGGGCCACCAGGGGCTCCCACTGGAGATGTTATACAG CCAATGCAGCCACTGCCTACTGAGAAGATCTCCAAAAAGCCCATCCCTGATGAGCATCTCATTCTGAAGACAACGTTTGAGGGCTTGATCCAGAAATGCTTGGCTGCTGCTACAGACCCA CAAACCAAGAGAAAGCTGGATGATGCTAACAAGAGACTCGAGTCACTTTATGACAAACTGAGAGAACAAACC ctttcTCCAGCCATTGTGAGCGGCCTCCACAACATGGCACGAAGCATTGAGTCCCGTGCCTACATTGACGGCCtcaacatccacacacacatcgTCAGCAACAGCAACTTCAGTGAGACCTCTGCCTTTATGCCAGTTCTGAAGGTGGTGCTAACTCAGGCTAATAAACTGGGTGTCTGA